The following DNA comes from Allobranchiibius huperziae.
TCCTCCTGCTCGCACAGCGCCATGAAACGGCCGACCATCCGCGGTGACATGGCGAGCATCCCGGCGATGTCGCCGTAGCTGACGACGGTGCCGGGCGGGACCAGTCGGACGATGGCGTAGACGCTGCTGCGCAGATCCATCAGCGGCTCCCGGCGTAGATGCGGCGTACGACGTCCTCGATGTCGGGCTCCTCGATGGACAGATCGCGCACCTCGGCCCGTGCGGCGACGGCGGCGAGCACCGTCGCGGCGGTGGCGACCTCGGGATCGAACGCCAGGCGCTGCCGGATGCCGCCCGCCTCGCTCCCCAGGTGGGTGGTGGCGTCGATGTCCAGCAGGTCGGGCGCGGGCGCCGCGAGGTCGACGACGAGCACCCGCCTCGCCCCCACCCGCTGGGAGAGCCCGGGCAGGGTGCCGTCGTACGCCAGTCGGCCGTGGTCGACGACGAGGACCCGGTCGCACAACCGCTCGATGTCGCCCATGTCGTGGGTCGTGAGCAGGAGGGTGGTGCCGTGCTCGGCGCGCTCGCGGATCAGGAACTCGCGCAGCCGTTGCTTGGACAGCACGTCCAGGCCGATCGTCGGCTCGTCGAGGATGACCAGCTCGGGAGAGTGCAGCAGCGCGGCCGCGACCTCGGCGCGCATCCGCTGCCCGAGCGACAGCTGGCGCACCGCGGTGTCGAGGAAGTCACCCATCTCCAACTGCTCGGTCAACTCCTCGGTGCGCGCGCGTCGGACCTGCGCGGGCAGGGCGTGGATCGAGGCCAGGATCGCGAAGGACTCCCTGACCGGAAGGTCCCACCACAACTGGGAACGCTGGCCGAAGACCACCCCGATCTGTCGGGCGAGATGGCGTCGCTCACGCAACGGATCGCGTCCGCAGGTGCGCACCGAGCCGCCCGTCGGCACGAGGATGCCCACGAGCATCTTGATCGTGGTCGACTTCCCGGCGCCGTTCGCGCCGATGTAGCCGACGGACTCGCCGGCGCCGATCCGCAGGGTCAGCTGATCGACCGCGGTCAGTTCGGTGCGCACCAGACCACGGCGACGCTTGAAAACTCTTGTCAGAGAATCAGTCTCGATGATCACTTCGGTCATCCTCCTGCTCCTTGATAGTGCCGTACGCCGATCCGCCAGAGCCACAGCCCACCGGCCCACGCCCAGATCGCCGCGAGTGGAGTGCACCAGCCGAGCCACGCCGGCAGCAGGGACGGCCCGGGTTTGCCGAGCAGGAGCAGCGCGGGCAGGAACGCGGTGAAGGCCATCGGGAAGAAGAATCCGAACGCGGCCTTGACCGGGCGGGTCCACACGGAGGCGACCTGCGTGGCGGCGTACCGGCCGCCGTACACGAAGGAGTTGGTGAGCTCGCCGCCGCTGATGACGAAGAACTGGATGCCCGCGGCCCAGGCGAACATCGCCGAGAAGATCGCGATCCCGGCGATGAGGGTCATCGCGAGCAGTCCGACGTGGG
Coding sequences within:
- a CDS encoding ABC transporter ATP-binding protein, whose amino-acid sequence is MTEVIIETDSLTRVFKRRRGLVRTELTAVDQLTLRIGAGESVGYIGANGAGKSTTIKMLVGILVPTGGSVRTCGRDPLRERRHLARQIGVVFGQRSQLWWDLPVRESFAILASIHALPAQVRRARTEELTEQLEMGDFLDTAVRQLSLGQRMRAEVAAALLHSPELVILDEPTIGLDVLSKQRLREFLIRERAEHGTTLLLTTHDMGDIERLCDRVLVVDHGRLAYDGTLPGLSQRVGARRVLVVDLAAPAPDLLDIDATTHLGSEAGGIRQRLAFDPEVATAATVLAAVAARAEVRDLSIEEPDIEDVVRRIYAGSR